The following are encoded together in the Acidobacteriota bacterium genome:
- a CDS encoding ABC transporter permease: MDWTTIRLLYLSELRSALRERSVLINGILIPLLMYPLMMWIMFSGILFVTARFESFASRVEIAGLPAEHRGLLERLEEDEGRIEITEVEAPPAGGAAAYREDVENRLLTGGLDAALIFETTVNPPGNADVSLLSNGSSDQSQAARGRLERALSAERSAWLDRLAEQHGLGGAEWQVFDVRSNNLATGRQMGQFVMGMMIPLFFVLMIANGCVYPAIDSTAGERERNTWETTSTLATRRIHIVTAKYLYVATMGLVAGALNAAAMVVSFRSFLGPLLARIGGGDGSGFAFELPLTSLPVLLLTAVLLGALIAAAMMILAAFARTFKEGQSMVTPVILAVILPVLLLNDPSMTFTPVLAGIPVVNVVLLLRQAIAGNVLWLQLAITVLANAAAIAACLWLASRILRVEEIATASFEGNLFQFLRQRGRPAGGRA, from the coding sequence ATGGACTGGACCACCATCCGCCTGCTGTACCTGAGCGAACTCAGGTCGGCCCTGCGCGAGCGTTCCGTCCTGATCAACGGGATCCTGATCCCGCTCCTGATGTACCCGCTGATGATGTGGATCATGTTCTCGGGCATCCTCTTCGTCACGGCCCGCTTCGAGAGCTTCGCTTCGCGGGTCGAGATCGCGGGTCTGCCCGCGGAACACCGGGGCCTGCTCGAACGGCTAGAGGAAGACGAAGGACGGATCGAGATCACGGAGGTCGAGGCGCCGCCCGCCGGTGGCGCCGCCGCCTACCGCGAGGACGTCGAGAACCGCCTGCTGACCGGCGGACTCGACGCCGCCCTGATCTTCGAAACCACCGTCAATCCTCCGGGCAACGCCGACGTTTCACTGCTGAGCAACGGCTCGAGCGACCAGTCGCAGGCCGCCCGAGGGCGGCTGGAAAGGGCGCTCTCGGCGGAACGATCGGCCTGGCTGGACCGGCTCGCCGAACAGCACGGCCTCGGCGGCGCCGAGTGGCAGGTCTTCGACGTGCGCTCGAACAACCTCGCCACCGGCCGCCAGATGGGGCAGTTCGTGATGGGGATGATGATCCCGCTCTTCTTCGTCCTCATGATCGCGAACGGCTGCGTCTACCCGGCCATCGACTCGACCGCCGGCGAGCGCGAGCGGAACACCTGGGAGACCACGAGCACGCTCGCCACGCGGCGCATTCACATCGTGACCGCGAAGTACCTCTACGTGGCCACGATGGGCCTTGTCGCCGGAGCCCTCAACGCGGCCGCCATGGTCGTCTCCTTCCGCTCCTTCCTCGGGCCGCTCCTCGCCCGAATCGGGGGTGGAGACGGGAGCGGCTTCGCCTTCGAGCTGCCTCTGACCTCGCTGCCGGTCCTTCTCCTGACGGCCGTCCTGCTCGGCGCTCTCATCGCCGCCGCGATGATGATCCTCGCCGCCTTCGCCCGCACCTTCAAGGAAGGTCAGTCCATGGTCACGCCGGTCATCCTGGCGGTCATCCTCCCGGTCCTGCTGCTGAACGACCCGAGCATGACGTTCACGCCGGTGCTGGCGGGCATCCCGGTCGTGAACGTCGTGCTGCTGCTTCGCCAGGCGATCGCCGGCAACGTGCTCTGGCTGCAGCTGGCGATCACCGTGCTCGCCAACGCCGCCGCCATCGCGGCCTGCCTGTGGCTTGCGTCGCGCATCCTGCGGGTCGAGGAGATCGCCACCGCCTCCTTCGAAGGCAACCTGTTCCAGTTCCTGCGCCAGCGAGGCCGACCGGCGGGAGGTAGAGCGTGA
- a CDS encoding ABC transporter ATP-binding protein — MSQVQVEVQGLSKNFFDQSRGEVNAVQEVDFECRNSEIFGLLGANGAGKTTTLRMISTVLQPTAGTARVLGHDVVSDPVEVRRNLGFYSASTALYPRLTARETLTLFARVNKYPAARTRDRVEEMIERFGLGEYAGARIEKLSTGMKQKVSIARTVVHDPPVLIFDEPTVGLDVLNALDLQKGIQELRDEGKTILFSTHIMSEAERLCDRIAIIDKGRIRACDGLEGLRAATSQHYLEDIFVHYVTADDTTE; from the coding sequence GTGAGCCAAGTCCAGGTCGAAGTCCAGGGCCTGTCCAAGAACTTCTTCGACCAGTCCCGGGGCGAGGTCAACGCGGTCCAGGAGGTGGACTTCGAGTGCCGCAACTCCGAGATCTTCGGACTGCTCGGCGCCAACGGCGCGGGCAAGACGACGACGCTCAGGATGATCTCGACCGTGCTGCAGCCGACGGCCGGGACCGCCCGCGTGCTCGGGCACGACGTCGTCTCCGACCCGGTCGAGGTGCGCCGCAATCTCGGCTTCTACTCCGCGAGCACGGCGCTCTATCCGCGGCTCACCGCGCGCGAAACGCTGACCCTGTTCGCCCGGGTCAACAAGTACCCGGCTGCGCGAACCAGGGACCGTGTCGAGGAGATGATCGAGCGCTTCGGTCTCGGCGAGTACGCCGGGGCCCGTATCGAGAAGCTCTCGACCGGCATGAAGCAGAAGGTCTCGATCGCCCGCACCGTCGTCCACGACCCTCCCGTCCTGATCTTCGACGAGCCGACCGTCGGCCTCGACGTGCTAAACGCGCTCGACCTCCAGAAGGGCATCCAGGAACTGCGCGACGAGGGCAAGACGATCCTGTTCTCGACCCACATCATGAGCGAAGCCGAACGGCTCTGCGACCGGATCGCCATCATCGACAAGGGGCGGATCCGCGCCTGCGACGGCCTCGAAGGGCTGCGCGCGGCGACGTCGCAGCACTACCTCGAGGACATCTTCGTCCACTACGTCACCGCCGACGACACGACGGAGTAA
- a CDS encoding HDIG domain-containing protein, translating to MDRGAAWQTVQEFVKAPGLQKHMLAVEAAMRWYAEQLGGDPDAWGLAGLLHDFDWEIHPTLEQHPADGAAILRERGLDEDIIRTILSHNTEGTGVERETSRDYALLACDEITGLISAAALIRPSKDVRDVPLKSVRKRWKQRAFAAGVDREHVQEVTADFSRECFDGELELWQHAGNVLAAMQGVAAELELDGRLAK from the coding sequence ATGGACCGAGGAGCAGCCTGGCAGACCGTGCAGGAGTTCGTGAAGGCTCCGGGACTGCAGAAACACATGCTGGCCGTCGAAGCGGCGATGCGCTGGTACGCGGAACAGCTCGGCGGCGACCCGGACGCCTGGGGCCTCGCCGGCCTCCTCCACGACTTCGACTGGGAGATCCACCCGACCCTCGAGCAGCACCCGGCGGACGGCGCCGCGATCCTTCGCGAACGTGGCCTGGACGAGGACATCATCCGCACGATCCTCTCCCACAACACGGAAGGCACCGGCGTCGAGCGCGAGACCTCGCGCGACTACGCTCTGCTGGCCTGCGACGAGATCACGGGGCTGATCAGCGCCGCCGCACTCATCCGCCCGAGCAAGGACGTGCGCGACGTGCCACTCAAGTCCGTCCGCAAGCGCTGGAAGCAGCGGGCCTTCGCCGCCGGCGTCGACCGCGAGCACGTCCAGGAAGTCACCGCCGACTTCAGCCGCGAGTGCTTCGACGGTGAGCTCGAGCTCTGGCAACACGCCGGAAACGTGCTGGCGGCGATGCAGGGCGTCGCCGCGGAGCTCGAGCTGGACGGCCGCCTGGCGAAGTGA
- a CDS encoding sulfatase-like hydrolase/transferase has product MSERQRPDRVDPQRPLATGLATTAGLSSLAFAQPIYDLLRRTPEFFAIRGLSIGDVAALAILLAVVPALALWLPAATVRIFRPAWTPKALAAAAGLLIGVIALQALRGLPVVPAIAFAVIAGIAAGWAYVSFRGARAFALLLSVATVLVPALLLLDGDIRRSAARPVRSVDVDQTDTGARAPIVFVVLDEWSLTSILDATGNIDGERLPNLARLAATATWYANATAVSDVSELAVPAMLSGLQAEQGRLPTASEYPVNLFTLLAPSHELYALEPISSLCPTDFNRLAVPRPAFRERFGLLVSDLAVVWLNLTLPPAWTSGLPPVTQTWSGFGQDGPRAAAPPPTDEPVPRALFHLRTTDRAAEFRRFIDAIGPTRDRPGFYFLHSMLPHVPWEYLPSGRRYYAPRGSMHGLERELWTTETWPVRHHQKRYLLQVGFVDRLIGELIDRLESVGLFDESLVVVTADHGVAFRPGLSRRLLEPDDPSGGQPLDLAAVPLLVKAPFQQEAAIDHGLLSLADLTPLILGLAGADAGSAAPDERDRDGPLVVGKYTGAIGVPPDRESWRRRQVALQAELLGDSNDPAAIGERPELHGRRVADLAHRPGETSIRLEAAFVWDHVATDQAVLPALVEGVFENRPPVSDRTVAVALNGTLAATLRPHRTADGRSRIAATVPESLFRPGLNQVDVFLVSEPGQPLELEHVGRPPLSVYDLSVGDGGRIDGIMRRSRSALDVDSERIPLEPQQPDGLIGFLDGGYELRDGIQGWAIDIEEPGSIGEIVAFLGGRQFGSAATSLERPDVVERFGTEHLHSGFLLSEMGEAVPDRRARSRDEIRDTVRREGLVAYALSHRGVATRLRFSYRPLEQERGGAEILPITDGRQLPVQSTGNGFEGAIDVVAKEGQRTVMEGWAADLERHERPRQIVIYRDGEFLANLGINRDRPDVVDRHDDPRLLRTGFRGTVAGVPEAETFGERHRVFAIMLRGAAVELPLATSP; this is encoded by the coding sequence ATGTCCGAGCGCCAGCGGCCAGACCGGGTTGACCCGCAGCGGCCTCTCGCAACAGGTCTTGCCACGACCGCGGGGCTCTCGAGCCTCGCCTTCGCTCAACCGATCTACGACCTGCTCCGTCGCACGCCCGAGTTCTTCGCCATCCGGGGACTTTCCATAGGAGATGTCGCGGCGCTGGCGATCCTGCTGGCAGTCGTTCCGGCTCTGGCGCTCTGGTTGCCGGCAGCAACCGTTCGCATCTTCCGTCCCGCCTGGACACCCAAAGCACTCGCCGCGGCTGCCGGTCTGCTGATCGGCGTCATTGCACTGCAGGCGCTCCGCGGCCTACCGGTGGTGCCTGCCATCGCCTTCGCCGTGATCGCAGGCATAGCCGCCGGCTGGGCCTACGTGAGCTTTCGCGGCGCGCGCGCCTTCGCCCTGCTCCTGTCCGTGGCGACCGTCCTCGTCCCTGCACTCCTGCTTCTGGACGGCGACATCCGCCGGAGCGCGGCGCGCCCCGTGCGCTCGGTCGATGTCGACCAGACGGACACCGGCGCCCGGGCGCCGATCGTGTTCGTGGTCCTCGACGAGTGGTCGCTGACCTCCATCCTGGACGCGACGGGCAACATCGACGGCGAGCGCCTCCCCAACCTGGCCCGACTAGCCGCCACAGCAACGTGGTACGCGAACGCGACGGCGGTCTCCGACGTCTCCGAACTCGCGGTGCCCGCGATGCTCTCCGGGCTGCAGGCGGAACAGGGACGGTTGCCAACCGCCTCCGAGTACCCCGTCAACCTGTTCACGCTGCTGGCCCCCAGCCACGAGTTGTACGCACTGGAGCCGATCAGCTCGCTCTGCCCCACCGACTTCAACCGGCTGGCGGTGCCGCGACCGGCGTTTCGCGAGCGCTTCGGCCTGCTCGTTTCCGACCTCGCCGTCGTCTGGCTCAACCTGACCCTGCCGCCAGCATGGACGAGCGGGCTGCCGCCCGTGACCCAGACCTGGAGCGGCTTCGGCCAGGACGGTCCCCGGGCGGCCGCGCCGCCGCCAACTGACGAACCAGTGCCGCGGGCGCTGTTCCATCTGCGAACCACCGACCGGGCAGCCGAGTTCCGGCGTTTCATCGACGCCATCGGTCCAACGCGTGACCGGCCCGGCTTCTACTTCCTCCACTCCATGCTGCCGCACGTGCCATGGGAGTACCTGCCCTCAGGCCGCCGCTACTACGCGCCCCGGGGAAGCATGCACGGCCTCGAACGCGAACTCTGGACGACCGAGACCTGGCCGGTTCGGCACCATCAAAAACGCTACCTGTTGCAGGTCGGGTTCGTCGACCGCCTGATCGGCGAGTTGATCGACCGGCTCGAGTCCGTCGGCCTGTTCGACGAGAGCCTGGTCGTCGTCACCGCGGATCACGGCGTCGCGTTCCGCCCGGGCCTGTCCCGTCGCCTGCTGGAGCCCGATGATCCGTCCGGCGGGCAGCCGCTCGATCTGGCGGCGGTGCCGCTCCTCGTCAAGGCGCCCTTCCAGCAAGAGGCGGCTATCGACCACGGGCTTCTGTCGCTCGCCGACCTCACGCCGTTGATCCTTGGACTGGCCGGCGCGGACGCCGGGAGCGCCGCGCCGGACGAGCGCGACCGGGACGGCCCGCTCGTGGTCGGCAAGTACACCGGCGCGATCGGCGTTCCGCCTGACCGCGAATCCTGGCGCCGCCGTCAGGTCGCCTTGCAGGCCGAACTGCTCGGCGACTCGAACGACCCGGCGGCCATCGGCGAAAGACCCGAACTTCACGGCCGCCGGGTTGCGGATCTGGCTCATCGCCCCGGCGAAACCAGCATCCGGCTCGAAGCGGCCTTCGTCTGGGATCATGTCGCAACCGACCAGGCTGTCCTGCCCGCCCTGGTGGAAGGAGTCTTCGAGAATCGCCCGCCCGTGTCCGATCGCACCGTGGCCGTGGCTCTCAACGGCACGCTGGCGGCCACGCTGAGGCCCCACCGAACCGCCGACGGAAGGAGTCGGATCGCGGCAACCGTGCCCGAGAGCCTGTTCCGCCCCGGGCTGAACCAGGTTGACGTATTCCTCGTATCAGAGCCCGGACAGCCGCTGGAACTCGAGCATGTCGGTCGGCCGCCCCTCTCCGTGTACGACCTGTCGGTTGGCGACGGCGGCCGGATCGACGGCATCATGCGCCGATCCCGAAGCGCCCTGGATGTCGACTCCGAGCGGATCCCCCTCGAACCGCAGCAACCGGATGGCCTGATCGGCTTTCTGGATGGCGGGTACGAGCTGAGAGACGGCATCCAGGGGTGGGCAATCGACATCGAAGAGCCCGGCAGCATCGGCGAGATCGTCGCGTTCCTGGGAGGCCGGCAGTTCGGTAGCGCCGCCACGAGTCTCGAGAGACCGGACGTGGTCGAACGCTTCGGCACGGAACACCTGCACAGCGGCTTCCTCCTGTCCGAGATGGGCGAGGCCGTGCCTGACCGGCGCGCTCGCTCGCGTGACGAGATACGCGACACCGTCCGCCGCGAGGGCCTGGTCGCCTACGCCCTTTCACACCGGGGTGTCGCAACGCGCCTCCGGTTCTCCTACCGGCCGCTGGAGCAGGAACGAGGCGGAGCGGAAATCCTGCCCATCACCGATGGTCGCCAACTTCCCGTTCAGTCGACCGGGAACGGCTTCGAGGGCGCCATCGACGTCGTGGCGAAGGAAGGACAACGCACCGTGATGGAGGGCTGGGCCGCGGACCTGGAGCGCCACGAGCGCCCACGCCAGATCGTCATCTACCGCGACGGCGAGTTTCTCGCCAACCTGGGCATCAACAGAGACCGGCCAGACGTCGTGGACCGCCACGACGACCCCCGCCTGCTCCGAACCGGTTTTCGCGGCACAGTCGCCGGCGTACCCGAGGCCGAGACCTTCGGCGAGCGGCACCGCGTGTTCGCCATCATGCTCCGCGGCGCCGCGGTGGAACTGCCGCTCGCGACCTCCCCCTGA
- the ispG gene encoding flavodoxin-dependent (E)-4-hydroxy-3-methylbut-2-enyl-diphosphate synthase, whose protein sequence is MTVAAPEAHRSTTHPVDIGGVVVGGGAPVVVQSMTSTDTADIEATTAQALALAEAGSELVRITVNVDAAAVAVQEIRARLDAEGCDVPLVGDFHYNGHVLLERHPACALALAKLRINPGNVGRGGRRDPQFAAICEVARRLAKPVRIGVNGGSLDQDLLVSKMEENTERDLGKTSEEIVGECMVLSALRSTELALDCGLTEEQIVISCKTSSPRELIDVYRSLAGRTRQPLHLGLTEAGMGLKGLVWSSSAMSVLLAEGIGDTIRTSLTPRPGGDRREEVHACRELLQALGLRAFAPSVTACPGCGRTTSTTFQELALQVEDFIDANMPEWRRRYEGVEELKLAVMGCVVNGPGESKAADIGISLPGTGEAPTCPVYVDGRQFTTLRGTAAELSEQFTRIVGEYVQSRYPART, encoded by the coding sequence GTGACCGTCGCCGCGCCGGAAGCGCATCGCAGCACAACCCACCCGGTCGACATCGGCGGGGTGGTCGTCGGCGGCGGAGCGCCGGTGGTCGTCCAGTCGATGACAAGTACCGACACCGCGGACATCGAAGCGACGACCGCCCAGGCGCTGGCGCTGGCGGAGGCTGGCTCCGAGCTGGTGCGGATCACGGTCAATGTCGACGCGGCGGCGGTCGCCGTGCAGGAGATTCGGGCCAGGCTCGATGCCGAGGGCTGCGACGTGCCGCTGGTAGGCGACTTTCACTACAACGGCCACGTGCTGCTCGAGCGCCACCCGGCCTGCGCCCTGGCGCTGGCGAAGCTGCGGATCAACCCGGGCAACGTCGGCCGCGGCGGCCGCCGCGATCCGCAGTTCGCGGCGATCTGCGAGGTGGCCCGGAGGCTCGCCAAGCCGGTGCGGATCGGCGTCAACGGCGGGTCGCTCGACCAGGACCTGCTGGTGTCGAAGATGGAGGAGAACACGGAGCGCGACCTCGGCAAGACCTCCGAGGAAATCGTCGGCGAGTGCATGGTGCTGTCGGCGCTCCGCTCGACCGAGCTGGCCCTCGATTGCGGCCTGACGGAGGAGCAGATCGTCATCTCCTGCAAGACGTCCTCGCCGCGCGAACTGATCGACGTCTACCGGAGCCTCGCGGGTCGCACCCGGCAGCCGCTCCACCTCGGCCTGACCGAGGCCGGTATGGGGCTCAAGGGCCTGGTGTGGTCGTCGTCGGCGATGTCCGTCCTGCTCGCCGAAGGCATCGGCGACACGATCCGCACGTCCCTGACCCCGCGACCCGGCGGCGACCGCCGCGAGGAGGTCCACGCCTGCCGGGAACTGCTGCAGGCCCTGGGGCTTCGCGCCTTCGCGCCCAGCGTCACGGCGTGCCCCGGCTGCGGCCGCACGACGAGCACCACCTTCCAGGAACTGGCGCTCCAGGTGGAGGACTTCATCGACGCGAACATGCCGGAGTGGCGCCGCCGCTACGAGGGCGTCGAGGAACTGAAGCTCGCCGTCATGGGCTGTGTGGTGAACGGTCCGGGCGAGTCAAAGGCTGCCGACATCGGCATTTCGCTGCCGGGCACCGGCGAAGCGCCGACGTGTCCGGTCTACGTCGACGGTCGCCAGTTCACGACGCTTCGGGGCACCGCCGCGGAACTGTCGGAGCAGTTCACCCGGATCGTCGGGGAGTACGTGCAGAGCCGTTATCCGGCCAGGACGTAG
- a CDS encoding ABC transporter permease subunit, with amino-acid sequence MNRRTVTALVVNDLRQLARNPRVLVFAVALPLVLWPLMWFLTSLTTERRQERIESRTYTYAVADATANGANSTDTRMWLERALAVVGDDRRTGDAEPADGPAVRFERAEAPDDVAAALDEGRLHVHVAWEAGDGEDLPDEDVDRETVGNGDAAAPRIVLSYRADLDASDSAEGFLRRALERTRTELREQRLAAAGFASAPDDLLPLERIETASEEQTSGLLLGRLLTAIIVMMMLAGGSIVATDALAGEKERGTLETLLTTAASRVEIVTAKNLSILAVAFATSVLNIVNIIVWMQLDLIAPPAGMKLVIPVGAGLLLLLLYAPAAVLLSSSLLLVSGRSKTYKEAQLLFAPVMLVAMAVAAIPVLPGVELRSAIVLLPIANLGVAAREILTGHYDWPLLAAAWAVTGGAAALLARAALRTLSAEKLITASELDAADLAGGPALFPRRVAGWFAVLWALLLVWQLNIGGGIDSRLLIVINMSVFGAAAWLMIARYRLPVRETLSLRRPPPPAWLGVLIGAPAGLVLADGVVRLASLVMPIPEEWIEAMAEAFGADIPAWQMLFFFAILPGIFEEIAFRGVLLHGLKSRLRPVRLVLVAGIAFGFFHVDLFRIPGTSLLGVLLVIAVLRSGSIYPAMAWHALHNALALGSARIEQIQLPDQPTWWHYLLALAAILLAFRLMHQNHQRVSRPAGSGPEGRVPGG; translated from the coding sequence ATGAACCGCCGGACCGTCACCGCGCTGGTTGTGAACGACCTGCGCCAGCTCGCCCGCAATCCGCGAGTGCTCGTGTTCGCGGTCGCCCTGCCGCTCGTCCTGTGGCCGTTGATGTGGTTCCTGACGTCACTGACCACGGAGCGCCGGCAGGAACGGATCGAGAGCCGCACCTACACGTACGCCGTGGCGGACGCAACAGCCAACGGTGCGAACAGCACCGACACGCGGATGTGGCTCGAACGGGCTCTGGCCGTCGTCGGCGACGACCGCCGGACCGGCGACGCCGAACCGGCGGACGGTCCGGCGGTTCGCTTCGAGCGAGCCGAAGCCCCCGACGATGTCGCCGCCGCGCTCGACGAAGGGCGACTCCACGTTCACGTGGCCTGGGAGGCCGGCGACGGCGAAGACCTGCCAGACGAAGACGTGGACCGGGAGACGGTCGGGAACGGCGACGCGGCCGCACCGCGCATCGTCCTCTCGTACCGCGCCGACCTCGACGCCTCGGACTCCGCCGAGGGGTTTCTGAGGCGGGCGCTCGAGCGCACCCGAACGGAACTCCGCGAACAACGGCTCGCGGCTGCCGGCTTCGCGTCGGCGCCGGATGACCTGCTGCCGCTCGAGCGGATCGAGACCGCCAGCGAGGAACAGACGTCCGGGCTGCTGCTGGGACGCCTGCTGACCGCGATCATCGTGATGATGATGCTCGCGGGCGGCTCGATCGTGGCGACGGACGCACTCGCCGGCGAGAAGGAACGCGGCACGCTCGAAACCCTGCTGACCACGGCCGCCAGCCGGGTCGAGATCGTCACCGCGAAGAACCTGTCGATCCTCGCCGTCGCCTTCGCCACCAGCGTGCTCAACATCGTGAACATCATCGTCTGGATGCAGCTCGATCTGATCGCGCCGCCCGCCGGCATGAAACTGGTCATTCCGGTCGGCGCCGGCCTGCTGCTGCTCCTGCTCTACGCGCCGGCCGCCGTGCTCCTCTCGAGCAGCCTGCTGCTGGTCTCCGGCCGGTCGAAGACGTACAAGGAAGCCCAGTTGCTGTTCGCGCCGGTGATGCTCGTCGCGATGGCCGTGGCAGCGATTCCCGTCCTGCCGGGCGTCGAGTTGCGCAGCGCGATCGTCCTGTTGCCGATCGCCAACCTCGGCGTCGCGGCCAGGGAGATCCTGACCGGCCACTACGACTGGCCGCTGCTCGCCGCCGCCTGGGCGGTGACGGGCGGCGCCGCCGCCCTGCTCGCCCGCGCCGCGCTGCGGACGCTGTCGGCGGAGAAGCTGATCACCGCCAGTGAACTCGACGCGGCCGACCTCGCCGGCGGGCCCGCGCTCTTCCCGCGCCGCGTCGCTGGCTGGTTCGCCGTTCTCTGGGCCCTGCTCCTGGTCTGGCAACTGAACATCGGGGGCGGCATCGACAGTCGGCTGCTGATCGTGATCAACATGTCCGTCTTCGGCGCCGCGGCGTGGCTGATGATCGCCCGCTACCGACTTCCCGTGCGCGAGACGCTGTCCCTGCGCAGACCCCCGCCCCCAGCCTGGCTCGGCGTCCTGATCGGCGCTCCGGCGGGTCTGGTGCTCGCCGACGGCGTCGTCCGCCTCGCCAGCCTGGTGATGCCCATTCCGGAGGAGTGGATCGAAGCGATGGCCGAAGCGTTCGGCGCGGACATCCCGGCCTGGCAGATGCTCTTCTTCTTCGCCATCCTCCCCGGCATCTTCGAGGAGATCGCCTTCCGCGGCGTCCTGCTCCACGGCCTGAAGAGCCGCCTCAGGCCCGTCCGGCTCGTGCTGGTCGCGGGCATCGCCTTCGGCTTCTTCCACGTCGACCTGTTCCGCATTCCGGGGACGTCCCTCCTCGGCGTCCTCCTCGTGATCGCCGTCCTCCGATCCGGCTCGATCTACCCCGCCATGGCCTGGCACGCCCTGCACAACGCCCTCGCCCTCGGCAGCGCCCGCATCGAACAGATCCAGCTCCCCGATCAACCAACCTGGTGGCACTACCTCCTCGCCCTCGCCGCCATCCTCCTCGCCTTCCGACTGATGCACCAGAACCACCAACGGGTAAGTCGTCCAGCCGGCAGCGGGCCGGAGGGGAGGGTCCCAGGGGGCTAG
- a CDS encoding sulfatase, with protein sequence MIFPALFALLAGATAAQQHTDRPNVLWIDIDDQSPWYSSYGHDLVETPNIDTLARQGVLFERAYAPTPVCSPTRSSLITGSYAIRIGAHDHRSGRVPGYRIHLPEGVVTVPELFRAAGYETYNASKDDFNFTYDRTKLYTIGPEPSEIPSWKGPQGGGHWRDVSEGKPFFGQTKVAGGKSVADIAGEVKALGRKPVRPTDVTVPAQYPDIPQVRRHIADHYNSILRTDHQVGELVAQLKADGLWESTVLVLFSDHGSDLPRSKEFSYDEGLRIPLIVVAPGRPEVVKPGTRRADLVSLMDIAATSLALAGLDVPEFMDAKDVFGPDYRRDYVFTSADRMSNVIDRVRSVVGPRFHYVRNFMLDRPLINWGHREMGDLLRDPDDSSFLTIRRLAEEGKLTPAQTAPYGPRVAEELYDLENDPDEVVNLAEAPAYADVLNEMREAQAGWIEDTDDKGQHPRSQAAMDEITERFPKDWLRSSEFRDLP encoded by the coding sequence GTGATCTTCCCGGCTCTGTTTGCCTTGCTCGCGGGGGCCACGGCGGCGCAGCAGCACACCGACCGACCCAACGTCCTCTGGATCGACATCGACGACCAGTCGCCCTGGTACTCGAGCTACGGGCACGACCTCGTCGAAACGCCCAACATCGACACGCTGGCGCGACAGGGCGTTCTGTTCGAGCGGGCGTACGCGCCGACGCCGGTGTGCAGCCCGACCCGTTCCTCGCTGATCACGGGCAGCTACGCCATTCGGATCGGGGCGCACGACCATCGTTCGGGGCGGGTTCCCGGCTACCGGATCCATCTGCCGGAAGGAGTCGTGACCGTTCCCGAGCTATTCCGGGCCGCGGGATACGAGACCTACAACGCCAGCAAGGACGACTTCAACTTCACCTACGACCGCACGAAGCTCTACACGATCGGCCCCGAGCCGTCGGAGATTCCGTCCTGGAAGGGGCCGCAGGGCGGTGGACACTGGCGCGACGTGTCCGAGGGCAAGCCCTTCTTCGGGCAGACGAAGGTGGCCGGCGGCAAGAGCGTCGCGGACATCGCCGGGGAAGTGAAGGCGCTTGGTCGAAAGCCCGTGCGCCCGACGGATGTGACGGTGCCGGCGCAGTACCCCGACATTCCCCAGGTGCGCCGTCACATCGCCGACCACTACAACTCGATACTGCGCACTGACCACCAGGTGGGCGAGCTGGTGGCGCAACTGAAGGCCGACGGACTCTGGGAAAGCACCGTCCTCGTGCTCTTCTCAGACCACGGTTCGGATCTGCCCCGGAGCAAGGAGTTCTCGTACGACGAAGGCCTGAGGATTCCGCTGATCGTCGTTGCGCCAGGACGTCCGGAGGTCGTCAAGCCCGGCACGCGACGGGCCGATCTCGTCAGCCTGATGGACATCGCGGCCACGTCGCTGGCGCTCGCCGGCCTCGACGTGCCCGAGTTCATGGACGCGAAGGACGTCTTCGGTCCGGACTACCGCCGCGACTACGTGTTCACCTCGGCCGACCGCATGTCGAACGTCATCGACCGGGTCCGATCGGTGGTGGGACCGCGTTTCCACTACGTCAGGAACTTCATGCTGGACAGACCGCTCATCAACTGGGGCCATCGGGAGATGGGCGACCTCCTGCGCGATCCGGATGACAGCAGTTTCCTGACGATCCGGCGGCTGGCCGAGGAAGGCAAGCTGACGCCCGCCCAGACCGCGCCCTACGGCCCACGCGTCGCCGAGGAGCTCTACGATCTCGAGAATGATCCGGACGAAGTGGTCAACCTGGCCGAGGCTCCCGCCTATGCCGACGTGCTGAACGAGATGCGGGAAGCGCAGGCAGGCTGGATCGAAGACACCGACGACAAGGGCCAGCACCCCAGGTCCCAAGCGGCGATGGACGAGATCACGGAGCGCTTCCCCAAGGACTGGCTTCGAAGCTCCGAGTTCCGCGATCTGCCGTAG